GAAACCGCCATTTCTCCTTGTTGCCAACGCCCCAAAATATCTTGCCCTGGGCGTAGCTGTTTGATTAAGTTTTCTAATGGTTGCTCCATAAACTCCTGAGAAATGTTCCCCTAACAATTATGATAACCTCAATATATAATGAGGTTTCAGGTTGCAGTTTTTATTTCTCCCAATAAAAGAAAAAACAATAATTATCAACTATCAATTATCCCCATTTATTTATCTATGACTATTGAAAACCTATTTGCTATTTCTTTGTTTCCCTACCTTGCTTTTTTGTGGTTTCTCACCAAATCGGGAAAAACCCCTAAGTTAGCATTAAGAGGTTTTTACGTTCTATTGATTTTTGTTTTTATTACCATACCTGCAGGTATCTATGCCAAAATTCACTACGGCACTTCTTTGGCAAATGTAGATTGGTTACATGGAGGGGCAGAATTTTTTTTAACTTTATCTAATATTTTGGTAGTATTGGGGTTTCGTCAGGCGGTTATGGAAAAGGAAGCGGAAAAGTAGAATCGTTTTGAGCTACTCAAAAGGTTAAAACATCCATAATTAATGTTCCTGCTACCAATAACAATAGTAAGGAAAGGGATAAATCAAGGATTTTGGGAGTTAATCTTTTTGATAACCAGTAACCTAATAATACCCCCACCAAACTGGTGGCAATCAAAGCCAAAGCGGCACCGATAAACACAATCCATGGTGAGGTGGATTGGGCTGATAATAGTAGGGTGGCTAACTGGGTTTTGTCTCCCATTTCGGCGAATAAGATGGTTAGGAAAGTGGAACTAAAAACTCCCCAAAAGCTCCATTTTTGAATTTTTTTCTTTTCGGCAATGGCTTCTAGTTCTTTTATTTCCTGTTCTATTTCTGATGGCATTAATTTAGAAAGTTTTGATTATTGATCTAATATTGACATTATCATAATTTTTTCATAATTTTTGTTTTGGCATTGACCATTAATCAAACTGAAAGTAGTACATGAGATGATAGGCAAAGTCAGCAGACAGAGATAGTCTTTTTTGTAGGTTGGGTAAATTGTGATATTGTCCTGCTTCTTCTCTATTTTTGATGATACTCACAGCCAAATGATGTTCTAGGTTAGGAATAGATTGTAGTTGTTCGAGGGTGGCTGTATTGGGGTTTATCTTTGGGGGTGCGTGAAAGCTATTTTGATCATAGTAGGAAAAATTGAGGATGGGTTGCCAAAAGGCGATTTTACTTACGGAAATACCCAAAGCGGCGGCTAAGTCTTCTATACATAGTAGTTGAATACCCGAATTATTCATTTCTACTAGGGTTCGGGCTTGGGTGATGGAAATGCCGGGCAGTCTTAGCCAATCATCCACACTGGCTTGGTTAACGTCTATTTTGATTCCTAGTTTTGCCCCGACTATAATTTCGCTCATACTCTGGAAACGATAGTAAGGACTTTTTTCTATTTTACGGGCGATCGCCCTTTCCCGT
The sequence above is a segment of the Cyanobacterium stanieri PCC 7202 genome. Coding sequences within it:
- a CDS encoding hypothetical protein (PFAM: Protein of unknown function (DUF3593)~KEGG: mar:MAE_07250 hypothetical protein~SPTR: Similar to tr|Q8YNQ5|Q8YNQ5;~manually curated), with the protein product MTIENLFAISLFPYLAFLWFLTKSGKTPKLALRGFYVLLIFVFITIPAGIYAKIHYGTSLANVDWLHGGAEFFLTLSNILVVLGFRQAVMEKEAEK
- a CDS encoding protein of unknown function UPF0016 (PFAM: Uncharacterized protein family UPF0016~COGs: COG2119 membrane protein~InterPro IPR001727~KEGG: cyh:Cyan8802_1114 protein of unknown function UPF0016~PFAM: protein of unknown function UPF0016~SPTR: Putative uncharacterized protein), with the protein product MPSEIEQEIKELEAIAEKKKIQKWSFWGVFSSTFLTILFAEMGDKTQLATLLLSAQSTSPWIVFIGAALALIATSLVGVLLGYWLSKRLTPKILDLSLSLLLLLVAGTLIMDVLTF
- a CDS encoding hypothetical protein (COGs: COG1555 DNA uptake protein and related DNA-binding protein~KEGG: mar:MAE_04440 hypothetical protein~SPTR: Putative uncharacterized protein), with product MIKLNLRERAIARKIEKSPYYRFQSMSEIIVGAKLGIKIDVNQASVDDWLRLPGISITQARTLVEMNNSGIQLLCIEDLAAALGISVSKIAFWQPILNFSYYDQNSFHAPPKINPNTATLEQLQSIPNLEHHLAVSIIKNREEAGQYHNLPNLQKRLSLSADFAYHLMYYFQFD